A portion of the Cryptomeria japonica chromosome 5, Sugi_1.0, whole genome shotgun sequence genome contains these proteins:
- the LOC131875910 gene encoding sufE-like protein 1, chloroplastic/mitochondrial translates to MGDDFQYQYANSWPGLKGYVRYLSGYYLAARQLEFLVGRKSGSSNTDLLGDALGIAQHHDAVSGTEKQHTANDYAKRLAIGASQKLLAALLVEGLSGSSPAQILGVTSDFVHRLGLKQSLIPSRNNGFLNMLKLMQRKTLQVYLEAEKAGSSKDVNSNDLDVNGVNVVDEVKEEPPVGIGKKEIDSIGSAVTSRLDRIRQRLETELEPMVLEIEDVSHQHVGHAAMQDQAKETHFNVKIVSAKFEGLSLVKRHRLVYGLLNAELQSGLHALSITVKTQCIILLAN, encoded by the exons ATGGGAGATGACTTTCAGTATCAATATGCAAATTCTTG GCCAGGTCTCAAGGGATATGTTCGCTACTTAAGTGGTTATTATCTAGCAGCACGACAGCTTGAATTCTTAGTTGGCAGGAAAAGTGGGAGCTCAAATACAGATCTTTTAGGTGATGCTTTGGGAATCGCACAACATCATGATGCAGTTAGTGGCACTGAAAAGCAACACACTGCAAACGATTATGCTAAACGTCTTGCAATTGGAGCTTCTCAG AAACTTTTGGCTGCCCTTTTAGTAGAGGGGCTTTCTGGGTCTTCTCCTGCTCAAATTCTTGGCGTTACCTCTGATTTTGTACATAGGTTGGGTCTTAAACAGAGCTTGATACCTTCTCGCAACAATGGGTTTTTGAATATGCTTAAATTAATGCAGAGGAAGACACTCCAGGTTTACTTGGAGGCTGAAAAGGCAGGGAGTTCAAAGGATGTTAACTCCAATGACCTGGATGTCAATGGAGTTAATGTTGTTGATGAGGTAAAAGAAGAGCCTCCTGTTGGAATTGGGAAAAAAGAGATTGATTCCATTGGGTCAGCTGTAACTTCTAGACTGGACAGAATTAGGCAGAGATTAGAAACAGAATTGGAGCCCATGGTATTGGAGATAGAGGATGTTTCACATCAACATGTAGGTCATGCAGCGATGCAGGATCAGGCCAAGGAGACTCATTTCAATGTCAAAATTGTTTCGGCCAAATTTGAAGGACTTAGTCTTGTGAAACGTCATAGACTTGTATATGGACTCTTGAATGCAGAGCTGCAAAGTGGGTTGCATGCCCTGTCTATTACAGTAAAAACACAGTGCATTATTCTCCTGGCAAATTGA
- the LOC131029781 gene encoding alpha-mannosidase At3g26720-like, whose amino-acid sequence MHDEATMHYIDMIDQTTLGHRFIKQQYNKTPRVGWQIDPFGHSAVQAYLLGAELGFDSLFLARIDYQDRAKRKDQKSLEVVWLGSKTFGSSSQIFAGAFPVHYSPPPGFHFEVNDDDDPIQDDVLLFYYNVDQRVNDFVNASITQANITRTNHVM is encoded by the coding sequence ATGCACGATGAAGCAACAATGCATTATATAGACATGATTGATCAGACAACCCTTGGGCATCGTTTTATTAAGCAACAATATAACAAAACTCCACGAGTTGGATGGCAGATTGATCCCTTTGGACATTCTGCAGTCCAAGCATATTTGCTGGGCGCTGAGCTTGGGTTCGACTCTCTGTTTCTTGCACGCATAGATTATCAGGATAGAGCAAAGCGAAAAGATCAGAAGTCCTTAGAAGTTGTGTGGCTGGGGTCTAAGACATTTGGTTCTTCTTCTCAGATATTTGCTGGTGCATTTCCTGTTCACTATAGTCCTCCACCTGGTTTTCATTTTGaagttaatgatgatgatgatccaaTTCAGGATGATGTTCTTCTTTTTTATTACAATGTTGATCAAAGAGTAAACGATTTTGTCAATGCATCAATTACCCAGGCCAACATTACTCGTACAAACCACGTTATGTAG